One stretch of Gammaproteobacteria bacterium DNA includes these proteins:
- a CDS encoding sigma-70 family RNA polymerase sigma factor, with protein MAGCLDTASDGGGDEAAVLWRHYVSGRDPVVRHRLIEHYLPTAKGIAAALFAKRINDIIDFRDYLQYARIGLIEAIDRFDPDLQVAFPTFATYRIRGAILNGIEMASEQAAQYAQRKRAMRERTKSMRAASDSSDDPFATMVDLAIGLALGYMLEESGIWRPDSEDQAADPYRSLEMKRLQQRMGAIVQALPERERQIVLSHYFEHLEFSEIADKLGVSKGRVSQLHARALKLVRDALRSIESLNLQM; from the coding sequence ATGGCAGGCTGTCTGGACACGGCCAGCGACGGTGGCGGTGACGAAGCGGCGGTGTTGTGGCGCCACTATGTGTCGGGCCGCGATCCGGTTGTGCGCCATCGACTCATCGAGCACTATTTGCCGACGGCGAAGGGCATCGCCGCCGCGCTTTTCGCCAAGCGCATCAACGACATCATCGATTTCCGCGACTACCTGCAATACGCCCGCATTGGTCTGATCGAGGCGATCGATCGCTTCGATCCCGACCTGCAAGTCGCGTTCCCAACGTTCGCCACGTATCGCATTCGCGGTGCGATTCTGAATGGGATTGAAATGGCATCGGAGCAAGCGGCGCAGTACGCCCAGCGCAAGCGAGCGATGCGCGAGCGCACGAAGTCGATGCGTGCAGCCAGCGACTCGTCCGATGATCCGTTCGCGACGATGGTCGATCTCGCGATCGGCCTGGCACTCGGTTACATGCTCGAGGAATCGGGAATCTGGCGACCCGACAGCGAGGACCAAGCGGCCGATCCTTATCGGTCGTTGGAGATGAAGCGCTTGCAGCAGCGCATGGGCGCCATCGTGCAAGCGCTACCGGAGCGCGAGCGCCAAATCGTGCTGTCGCATTATTTCGAGCATCTGGAATTTAGCGAGATTGCCGACAAGCTCGGCGTTTCGAAGGGCAGAGTATCGCAACTGCACGCGCGCGCCCTGAAGCTGGTGCGCGACGCGTTGCGCTCGATCGAAAGCTTGAACTTGCAGATGTAA
- the fliP gene encoding flagellar type III secretion system pore protein FliP (The bacterial flagellar biogenesis protein FliP forms a type III secretion system (T3SS)-type pore required for flagellar assembly.), giving the protein MNAPSRWRARAIFYSMLCSAGVLLLWHSVADAASVNLPGVAVTFNDANGSRQEVSSALQIMVMLTVLSLAPAILVVMTGFTRIIIVLSMLRHAFGMQETPPNTVLVSLALFLTLFTMLPTISQVNEQAYEPYMTGKLSMEKAVDRGMKPMREFMIRQTREQDLQLMLEVAKAEPPETIDDVKTLHLIPAFMLSELKTAFQIGFVIFLPFLLIDIVVSSVLMSMGMMMVPPMMISMPLKILMFVLIDGWNLVTRSLLYSFQ; this is encoded by the coding sequence ATGAACGCGCCTAGTCGTTGGCGCGCTCGCGCCATTTTTTACTCGATGCTGTGCAGTGCCGGCGTGTTGCTGTTGTGGCACTCGGTGGCCGATGCCGCGTCGGTAAATTTGCCGGGTGTTGCCGTTACGTTCAACGATGCGAACGGGTCGCGCCAAGAAGTATCGTCGGCGTTGCAGATCATGGTGATGCTGACGGTGCTGAGTCTGGCGCCGGCGATTCTGGTGGTTATGACCGGTTTTACCCGCATCATTATCGTCCTATCGATGTTGCGGCATGCGTTCGGCATGCAGGAAACGCCGCCGAACACCGTGCTGGTCAGTCTGGCATTGTTCCTGACGCTGTTCACGATGTTGCCGACCATTAGCCAAGTAAACGAGCAGGCGTACGAACCGTATATGACCGGCAAGCTCAGCATGGAGAAGGCGGTCGACCGCGGCATGAAACCGATGCGCGAGTTCATGATTCGGCAGACGCGCGAGCAGGATTTGCAATTGATGCTCGAAGTCGCCAAGGCCGAGCCGCCGGAGACGATCGACGACGTAAAAACGCTGCACTTGATTCCAGCCTTCATGCTGAGCGAGTTGAAGACAGCGTTTCAGATCGGCTTCGTCATCTTTCTGCCGTTTCTATTGATCGACATTGTCGTGTCCAGCGTGTTGATGTCGATGGGCATGATGATGGTGCCGCCGATGATGATTTCCATGCCGCTCAAGATTCTGATGTTCGTATTGATCGACGGCTGGAATCTAGTGACACGGTCGCTGCTGTACAGCTTCCAATAA
- a CDS encoding flagellar biosynthetic protein FliO produces the protein MCGSQKSLVVNLASGTRALLAAVLLLLAVPCLAAATSETPPPPTAVEKIPFKRTQESTGGIAFRLAGGLVITVLIGIGAIYAMKRYLPSVYGQTHAPGGTSRIQVVETRRLTPKTTLYLVEVDGARLLLAQTGDSIATLHQQPPPGSGNERA, from the coding sequence GTGTGCGGATCTCAGAAGTCCTTGGTGGTTAATCTCGCCAGCGGTACGCGCGCGTTGTTGGCGGCGGTGTTGCTGCTGCTGGCGGTGCCGTGTTTGGCCGCGGCGACCAGCGAAACGCCGCCACCGCCAACGGCCGTCGAAAAGATTCCGTTTAAGCGGACGCAAGAATCGACCGGCGGCATCGCTTTCCGGTTAGCGGGCGGTTTGGTGATTACCGTGCTGATCGGTATCGGCGCGATTTATGCCATGAAACGCTATCTGCCGTCGGTCTACGGGCAGACGCACGCGCCCGGCGGCACTAGCCGCATTCAAGTCGTCGAAACACGTCGACTGACGCCGAAGACGACGTTGTATTTAGTCGAAGTCGACGGCGCACGACTGCTGTTGGCGCAAACCGGCGATTCGATCGCCACGTTGCATCAGCAGCCGCCGCCGGGGTCAGGCAATGAACGCGCCTAG
- the fliN gene encoding flagellar motor switch protein FliN, whose product MADHSENTARRIELADLPSAAPKGRTLLDENHELIKNIKVRLSVSIGRGTLTVKELLNLKEGSVVTLDRGTQEPVDLLLDGKLVARGELIAVGDNFGVRISEVLGG is encoded by the coding sequence ATGGCCGACCATTCAGAAAACACCGCGCGCCGAATCGAGCTGGCCGATCTACCGTCGGCAGCGCCGAAAGGGCGTACGTTGCTCGACGAGAATCACGAGCTGATCAAGAACATCAAAGTCCGACTGAGCGTTTCTATCGGCCGGGGCACGTTGACCGTTAAAGAGTTACTGAACCTCAAAGAAGGCTCGGTTGTGACGCTCGACCGGGGCACGCAGGAACCGGTCGACCTGCTGCTCGATGGCAAATTAGTTGCACGCGGCGAGTTAATCGCCGTGGGAGATAATTTCGGTGTGCGGATCTCAGAAGTCCTTGGTGGTTAA
- a CDS encoding FliM/FliN family flagellar motor switch protein produces MSFNRFWLINESERQLLREQLTRALQQWRRQWLDDTDEAQISLLTNVAELPVADCRWLTGATSLGLTVAVGTLPNAGTGLGHVLSGLRELGTNAGEIAEALETAVRRALIETVLLEAGHTLNDSTSWRDGVDDKSVLTDSRGYVAASVDIGDGLSWVLLLYPKTTQALTSTLKVRQVPAVLTPTRRAIESQTAAIEVTAGDAELTLQEMATLAVGDVIRLDHKLEDPLPVLFGDDGRLVAGHLGTAGEHKAIQLTLAHK; encoded by the coding sequence ATGTCGTTTAACCGTTTTTGGTTGATCAATGAGAGCGAGCGCCAGCTGTTGCGCGAGCAACTGACGCGGGCGCTGCAGCAATGGCGCCGTCAGTGGCTCGATGACACCGATGAGGCACAGATTTCGTTGCTGACCAATGTCGCCGAGTTGCCGGTCGCGGACTGTCGCTGGTTAACCGGCGCAACGTCGCTCGGATTGACGGTGGCCGTCGGCACGTTGCCTAACGCCGGCACTGGCTTAGGCCACGTGCTGTCCGGTTTGCGCGAGTTGGGCACGAACGCCGGCGAAATCGCCGAGGCACTGGAAACCGCTGTGCGGCGCGCGCTCATCGAAACGGTGCTGTTGGAAGCTGGTCACACACTCAACGATTCGACGTCGTGGCGCGATGGTGTCGACGACAAGTCGGTGTTGACGGACAGCCGTGGATACGTTGCGGCCAGTGTCGACATCGGTGATGGACTGTCGTGGGTGTTGCTGCTTTATCCGAAAACGACGCAGGCGTTAACCAGCACGTTGAAGGTGCGGCAGGTTCCGGCCGTGCTAACGCCGACCCGGCGTGCGATCGAGTCGCAGACCGCGGCGATCGAAGTCACCGCCGGCGACGCCGAACTGACGCTGCAGGAAATGGCGACGCTTGCCGTCGGCGACGTCATTCGGCTCGACCATAAGCTCGAAGATCCGTTGCCGGTGCTGTTCGGCGACGACGGTCGGCTGGTGGCCGGCCATTTAGGCACGGCCGGTGAACACAAGGCTATTCAACTGACACTTGCACACAAGTAA
- the flgF gene encoding flagellar basal-body rod protein FlgF, whose amino-acid sequence MLSSLYSGLSGLLAFSKGLDTLSNNISNMNTPGFKSSELTFRDLFYRFSGGQDNKEQMGQGVDASGSSINYQQGELRDTGNELDIAIDGAGFFVLRKDGQTFYTRAGQFEFDDEGFLIERSSKGRVAALQDGQLQDISITDRRTIAPQPTAKISFSNILAYGSSGSTPAAHTISDVAVVDGAGSTHKLKIIFADNGSVAVGDISLHSWKVEVRDENDVKIAEGEIRYNGSGTPAAGFNTMEFSYAPTGVTPTTVTLDFGAADSISGSRSLSGASSDLKVSKQDGFAVGSATEISFNESGALQVKYSNGETKTYDSLALAQFRNLQGLTERGSGLFANESNQEVILDNPSNNGMGKTQAKRIELSNVELTEQFTDMVVIQRGYQASSQVVSVTNEMIQQLMEMRGHR is encoded by the coding sequence ATGCTCAGCTCCTTATATTCCGGTCTATCCGGACTGCTGGCCTTCTCCAAAGGCTTGGATACGCTCAGCAACAACATCTCCAACATGAACACGCCCGGCTTCAAATCGAGTGAACTGACGTTTCGCGATTTGTTTTATCGCTTCAGCGGTGGTCAGGACAATAAGGAACAGATGGGCCAAGGCGTCGACGCCAGCGGCAGCAGTATCAATTATCAGCAAGGTGAGCTGCGCGATACCGGCAATGAGCTTGATATCGCCATCGATGGCGCCGGCTTTTTTGTGCTGCGCAAAGACGGGCAGACGTTCTACACCCGCGCCGGTCAGTTCGAATTCGACGACGAAGGTTTTCTGATCGAACGCAGCAGTAAGGGTCGAGTGGCAGCTCTGCAAGACGGTCAGCTACAAGACATCAGCATTACCGATCGGCGGACGATTGCACCGCAGCCGACGGCTAAAATTAGCTTTAGCAACATACTCGCCTATGGTTCCAGCGGTTCGACGCCGGCAGCGCACACGATTTCCGACGTCGCCGTTGTCGATGGCGCCGGTAGTACTCACAAGCTCAAAATCATCTTCGCCGATAATGGCAGTGTCGCCGTCGGCGATATCAGTCTGCATAGTTGGAAGGTCGAGGTGCGCGACGAGAACGACGTCAAGATCGCCGAAGGTGAAATCCGCTACAACGGCTCCGGCACGCCGGCGGCGGGGTTCAACACCATGGAATTTTCCTATGCGCCGACCGGCGTCACGCCGACCACCGTGACATTGGACTTCGGTGCCGCTGACAGCATTTCCGGTAGCCGCAGTCTTTCCGGCGCCTCATCCGATCTCAAGGTCAGCAAGCAGGACGGCTTCGCCGTCGGTTCGGCGACTGAAATCAGCTTCAACGAAAGCGGTGCCTTGCAGGTTAAGTATTCCAACGGCGAAACCAAGACGTATGACAGTTTGGCGTTGGCGCAATTTCGCAATTTGCAGGGCCTAACCGAGCGCGGCAGTGGTTTGTTCGCCAACGAGTCGAATCAAGAGGTGATCTTGGATAACCCGTCGAACAACGGCATGGGTAAGACCCAGGCTAAGCGCATCGAGCTGTCGAACGTCGAGCTGACCGAACAGTTCACCGACATGGTGGTTATCCAACGCGGTTATCAAGCGAGCTCGCAGGTTGTCAGCGTTACCAACGAAATGATTCAGCAGTTGATGGAAATGCGTGGTCATCGTTAA
- a CDS encoding flagellar hook capping protein has product MAVESIGTVTDSSKSLQQAGLGQEDFLKVLLTQLSFQDPLKPMDNQEFIAQMAQFTNLELTRQQNDNVNSLLTIQSATQAIGLIGKTVEVQTSTGSQVGSVTTINFQRGSPSLTVKTDAGEFLTDVSLSQVVIVR; this is encoded by the coding sequence ATGGCAGTTGAAAGCATAGGCACCGTTACCGACAGCTCGAAGTCGTTACAACAAGCGGGCTTGGGCCAAGAAGACTTTTTGAAAGTGCTGCTGACGCAGCTGTCGTTTCAAGATCCGCTCAAGCCGATGGACAACCAGGAATTCATTGCGCAAATGGCGCAGTTCACCAACCTGGAACTGACGCGCCAGCAGAACGACAACGTTAATTCGCTGTTGACGATCCAGTCGGCAACGCAGGCGATCGGCTTGATCGGCAAGACTGTCGAAGTCCAGACCAGCACCGGCTCGCAGGTCGGCAGCGTTACGACGATTAACTTCCAGCGCGGCTCGCCGTCGTTGACGGTGAAAACCGATGCCGGCGAATTCTTGACCGACGTCAGCTTGTCGCAAGTAGTTATCGTTCGCTAA
- a CDS encoding FliI/YscN family ATPase: MERLLTAVKTTDFVRRTGKVSQFVGSVIESVGPDVFVGELCEIHSRAVGRPVYAEVMGLREGRVLMTPYEEPRGISLGAEVVATGRSVYMPVGGQLLGRVIDAFGTPLDGQPAPLFTERYPIYPEPINPLRRTRISQVLETGVRTIDSLLTVGRGQRVGIFSGSGVGKSTLLGMIARSMNADVNVIALVGERGREVRDFIEDILGPEGLARSVVIVATSDQPALVRMRAALAATTIAEYFRNRGKDVVLTMDSITRFAMASREIGLSIGEPPTARGYTPSVFAALPRLLERGGACDGGGSITAFYTILVEGDDMNDPIADAVRSILDGHIVLSRALANRGHYPAIEVLTSISRLFPDLANADEKALAKQTIKLLSVYYNSKDLIDVGAYRSGLNPEVDKAIRLMPALEKFLTQEPSAPVARAQAYNDLRGLLTGEQ, translated from the coding sequence GTGGAACGACTCCTCACAGCGGTCAAGACGACCGACTTTGTCCGACGTACCGGCAAGGTCTCGCAATTCGTCGGCTCCGTGATCGAGTCGGTCGGGCCGGACGTGTTCGTCGGCGAGCTGTGCGAGATCCACTCGCGCGCCGTCGGCCGGCCGGTGTATGCCGAGGTTATGGGCTTGCGTGAAGGTCGAGTACTGATGACGCCGTACGAAGAGCCGCGCGGTATCAGTCTCGGCGCCGAAGTCGTCGCCACCGGCCGCTCCGTTTATATGCCGGTCGGCGGGCAGCTGCTCGGTCGCGTAATCGACGCGTTCGGTACGCCGCTCGATGGTCAACCGGCGCCGCTGTTCACCGAACGTTATCCGATTTATCCCGAGCCGATTAATCCGTTGCGGCGCACGCGCATCTCGCAAGTGCTCGAGACCGGCGTGCGCACGATCGATTCGTTGCTCACGGTCGGCCGCGGCCAGCGCGTCGGTATTTTCTCCGGTAGCGGCGTCGGCAAGAGCACCTTGCTCGGCATGATCGCCCGCAGCATGAACGCCGACGTCAACGTCATTGCCTTGGTCGGTGAACGCGGTCGCGAAGTGCGAGATTTTATCGAAGACATCCTCGGCCCGGAAGGTTTGGCGCGCTCGGTAGTAATCGTTGCCACCTCCGACCAGCCGGCGTTGGTGCGTATGCGTGCAGCGCTGGCGGCGACTACCATCGCCGAATATTTTCGCAACCGCGGCAAGGACGTGGTGCTGACGATGGATTCGATCACGCGCTTCGCCATGGCCAGCCGCGAGATCGGTCTGTCGATCGGCGAGCCGCCGACCGCGCGCGGTTATACGCCGTCGGTGTTCGCGGCGTTACCGCGGCTGCTCGAACGCGGCGGCGCTTGCGACGGCGGCGGTTCGATAACCGCGTTCTATACGATTTTGGTCGAAGGCGACGACATGAACGACCCGATCGCCGACGCCGTGCGGTCGATTCTCGACGGCCACATCGTGTTATCGCGTGCGCTCGCTAACCGCGGTCACTATCCGGCGATCGAAGTGCTCACCAGCATCAGCCGGTTGTTTCCGGATTTGGCGAACGCTGACGAGAAAGCGCTGGCGAAGCAAACGATCAAGCTGCTCAGTGTTTACTACAACTCGAAAGATTTGATCGACGTCGGTGCTTATCGCTCCGGGCTCAATCCGGAAGTCGATAAGGCGATCCGGCTGATGCCGGCATTGGAAAAGTTTTTGACGCAGGAGCCGTCGGCGCCGGTGGCACGGGCACAGGCGTACAACGATTTACGCGGTCTATTGACGGGGGAACAGTGA
- the fliF gene encoding flagellar M-ring protein FliF, with product MNEIWKNVVTAWENAGRSARLTLVTLIGGIIVVALLLAWWSMRTNYQVLFAELEPRDAAAIVDELHRMKVPYKLADGGNKILVAEDRVYDTRLSLMGKGVPLAGGIGFEIFDKNDVGMTEYTQKINYQRAMQGELARTIMAIDQVKQARVHLVVAESSIFKRQKVKPKASVSLVLKPGASLSNEQIVGIQRLVAAAVPSLEPAAVTVLDQRGVTLSAAIDGDEGFAAASGQLKLKKNAEEYFVRKISEVLDRTFGPGQAIVSVDVTLNFDEIKRTQQSIVPLRSGSAEVGAVVRKRESNYRQGYKAGGGDGAQGLTSTSEVEYEVGKSVEQVVTAPGGIRRVSVGIIVPKLNPQQIDRIHSVVSMIVGYSDARGDAIAIQPIDQLLSPVEEEVAAPTTPVDAANTNAGNGWSLLTRSSVIGAVVAALIGIALLIGWRLSQSRAQVLVGNGGLSDSERDARLVDIKAWLAAEKAKESR from the coding sequence ATGAATGAGATTTGGAAAAATGTAGTAACGGCTTGGGAGAACGCGGGACGTAGCGCGCGTTTGACCCTGGTCACGTTGATCGGCGGCATCATCGTCGTCGCGTTGCTGTTGGCATGGTGGTCGATGCGGACGAATTATCAGGTGCTATTCGCCGAGCTCGAGCCGCGTGACGCTGCTGCCATTGTCGATGAGCTGCACCGCATGAAGGTGCCGTACAAGCTCGCCGACGGCGGTAACAAGATTTTGGTCGCCGAAGATCGCGTGTACGACACGCGCCTGAGTCTGATGGGTAAGGGTGTGCCACTGGCCGGCGGCATCGGTTTCGAGATCTTCGACAAGAACGATGTCGGCATGACCGAGTACACGCAGAAGATCAACTATCAGCGCGCCATGCAGGGCGAGCTGGCGCGCACGATCATGGCGATCGATCAGGTGAAGCAGGCGCGGGTGCATCTGGTAGTCGCCGAGAGCAGCATCTTCAAGCGGCAGAAGGTCAAACCGAAGGCGTCGGTAAGCTTGGTGTTGAAGCCGGGTGCGTCGTTGAGCAACGAGCAGATCGTCGGCATTCAACGATTAGTTGCAGCGGCGGTGCCGAGCCTCGAACCGGCGGCGGTAACGGTGCTGGATCAGCGCGGAGTGACGTTGTCGGCGGCGATCGATGGCGACGAAGGTTTCGCCGCCGCCAGCGGTCAGCTGAAGCTGAAAAAGAACGCCGAAGAGTATTTCGTCCGCAAGATTTCCGAGGTGCTCGATCGCACCTTTGGTCCGGGACAAGCGATCGTCAGCGTCGACGTCACGCTCAACTTCGATGAGATCAAGCGTACCCAGCAGAGCATCGTTCCGCTGCGTAGCGGCAGTGCCGAAGTCGGCGCGGTCGTACGTAAGCGCGAGTCGAACTATCGCCAAGGTTACAAAGCCGGCGGCGGCGACGGTGCCCAAGGGTTGACGTCGACCAGTGAAGTCGAATACGAAGTCGGCAAGAGCGTCGAGCAAGTGGTGACGGCACCGGGCGGCATTCGCCGCGTCAGTGTCGGCATCATCGTACCGAAGCTCAACCCGCAGCAGATCGACCGTATCCATTCCGTCGTCAGCATGATCGTCGGCTATAGCGATGCGCGCGGCGACGCGATCGCGATTCAGCCGATCGACCAGCTGTTGAGCCCGGTCGAGGAAGAAGTGGCGGCTCCGACGACACCAGTGGACGCGGCTAATACGAATGCCGGTAACGGTTGGAGTTTGTTGACGAGGTCGAGCGTCATCGGTGCTGTAGTAGCAGCGTTGATCGGTATCGCTTTGCTTATCGGCTGGCGGTTGTCGCAGTCGCGGGCGCAGGTGCTGGTTGGCAATGGCGGATTGAGCGACAGCGAGCGCGACGCGCGATTGGTCGATATCAAAGCGTGGCTGGCGGCGGAAAAAGCAAAAGAATCGAGGTAA
- the fliE gene encoding flagellar hook-basal body complex protein FliE: MIDAINAVTAADELSLQPTAVVAPESVPTDFSTFLSRELGSVNDKLINADTQVRRLAVGETQNLHETMIALEQAKLSFELVVQVRNRILEAYQDIMRMQV; the protein is encoded by the coding sequence ATGATTGACGCTATCAATGCCGTCACCGCCGCCGACGAACTCAGCCTGCAACCGACGGCGGTCGTTGCGCCGGAGTCGGTACCGACCGATTTCTCCACGTTTCTTTCCCGCGAGCTGGGCTCGGTCAACGACAAATTGATCAACGCCGACACGCAGGTGCGCCGTCTCGCCGTCGGCGAAACGCAGAACCTGCACGAGACCATGATCGCCCTTGAACAGGCCAAGCTGTCGTTCGAGCTGGTCGTGCAAGTTCGTAACCGTATCCTGGAGGCGTACCAGGACATCATGCGCATGCAGGTATAG
- the flgC gene encoding flagellar basal body rod protein FlgC produces the protein MNTFSAFEISAAGMNVERTRLDVSALNLANANSTRGPDGTLYKPMRVTATVSPQSFDAMLNGMMPNQGVVSQVQVTPIDTAPRMVFDPGHPDADERGFVAYPAVNSVTEMVQLISTTRAYEANVRALNAAKSMAMKALEIGSDR, from the coding sequence ATGAATACCTTTTCCGCCTTTGAGATTAGCGCCGCCGGCATGAACGTCGAGCGCACCCGGCTCGATGTATCGGCGCTGAATTTGGCCAATGCCAACAGCACGCGCGGTCCGGATGGCACGTTGTACAAGCCGATGCGCGTGACCGCCACGGTTTCGCCGCAATCGTTCGATGCGATGTTGAACGGCATGATGCCGAACCAGGGCGTCGTCAGCCAAGTGCAAGTGACGCCGATCGACACCGCGCCGCGCATGGTGTTCGACCCGGGTCATCCGGATGCCGACGAACGCGGCTTTGTCGCTTATCCGGCGGTAAATTCGGTGACCGAGATGGTGCAGTTGATCTCGACCACGCGCGCTTATGAAGCCAACGTGCGCGCGCTCAACGCCGCCAAGTCCATGGCCATGAAGGCGCTTGAAATCGGCAGCGATCGCTAA
- a CDS encoding flagellar basal body protein has product MTEINSVSSQATAQLVTFALNASMAKHAAFATNIANANSVGYRPLYVSFDDHLAMVQGRLLDRRQDASMAQTLESLQPSLQPIADPTADKVQVDSEVARMVQNTVHYQALLQAYNKMASINRLAVTGGR; this is encoded by the coding sequence GTGACAGAGATCAATTCGGTATCGAGCCAGGCGACGGCGCAGCTGGTGACATTTGCCCTCAACGCGTCGATGGCCAAGCACGCGGCGTTCGCGACCAACATTGCCAACGCCAATAGCGTCGGTTACCGGCCGCTGTACGTGAGCTTCGACGACCATCTCGCCATGGTGCAGGGTCGCTTACTCGATCGCCGCCAAGATGCGTCGATGGCGCAAACGCTTGAATCGCTACAGCCGTCGCTGCAACCGATCGCCGATCCGACCGCCGACAAAGTTCAGGTCGATTCTGAAGTGGCGCGTATGGTGCAGAACACGGTGCACTACCAAGCGCTGCTGCAGGCCTACAACAAGATGGCGTCCATCAATCGGTTAGCCGTCACCGGAGGGAGATAA
- a CDS encoding flagellar basal body P-ring protein FlgI: MSRQKTFIAFVFGLACALATHGALAGVRIKDLGRIDGVRDNMVVGYGIVTGLAGTGDSARSQVTLQTISNALREFGVVVNLSQLNSRNVAGVMVTATLPSYARAGDKIDVNVSSMGDARSLSGGTLLMMPLYGPDRKIYALAQGPLSIGGFKYDQNGNVVQRNHPTAGVISEGATIEVGVDTHIVKDDGQIGLLLFDPDHTTASRIAGAINENYGKNIANALDAGRVAIRLPDEESTHLVNFVSRIENISIEPDQRARVVVNERTGTVVSGGDVRISAVTVTHGNLRVAIVTDYQVSQPGGVLVEPSGNVRTETVPQTRIDVQEDSLSSVSLPAGTRVSELIGALNRIKTNTRDVINILQSIKRAGALHAELIVQ; this comes from the coding sequence ATGAGTCGGCAAAAGACGTTCATTGCATTTGTTTTCGGATTGGCTTGTGCGTTAGCCACGCACGGCGCGCTTGCGGGCGTCCGCATCAAGGACCTTGGCCGCATCGACGGTGTGCGCGACAACATGGTTGTCGGTTACGGCATCGTCACCGGTTTGGCCGGCACCGGCGATTCGGCGCGCAGCCAAGTGACGTTACAAACCATCAGTAACGCGCTGCGTGAATTCGGTGTGGTCGTCAATCTGTCGCAGCTAAACAGTCGCAACGTTGCCGGCGTCATGGTAACGGCGACGTTGCCGTCGTATGCCCGTGCCGGCGACAAAATCGATGTGAACGTATCGTCGATGGGCGACGCACGCAGTTTGTCCGGCGGTACGTTATTGATGATGCCGCTGTACGGCCCCGATCGAAAAATTTACGCGTTGGCGCAAGGTCCGTTGTCGATCGGCGGTTTCAAGTACGACCAGAACGGTAATGTCGTCCAGCGCAATCACCCGACCGCGGGCGTGATCTCCGAAGGCGCCACGATCGAAGTTGGCGTCGACACGCACATCGTCAAAGACGACGGTCAGATCGGCTTGCTGCTGTTCGATCCGGATCACACCACCGCCAGCCGTATCGCCGGCGCCATCAACGAGAACTACGGCAAGAACATCGCCAATGCGCTCGACGCCGGTCGTGTGGCCATACGCCTGCCGGATGAAGAATCGACCCACTTGGTAAATTTCGTCTCGCGGATCGAAAACATCAGTATCGAGCCGGATCAACGTGCGCGCGTGGTGGTGAACGAACGCACTGGCACGGTCGTATCCGGCGGCGATGTGCGGATCTCGGCGGTCACCGTCACCCACGGCAACCTGCGGGTGGCGATCGTCACCGACTATCAGGTATCGCAACCAGGCGGTGTGCTGGTCGAGCCGAGCGGCAATGTACGCACCGAGACGGTGCCGCAGACGCGCATCGATGTGCAAGAAGATTCACTGAGCAGCGTATCGCTGCCGGCCGGCACGCGGGTATCCGAACTGATCGGCGCACTCAATCGCATCAAGACCAATACGCGCGACGTGATCAATATTTTGCAGAGCATCAAGCGTGCCGGTGCGCTGCATGCGGAGCTGATTGTTCAATAA